From the Phoenix dactylifera cultivar Barhee BC4 unplaced genomic scaffold, palm_55x_up_171113_PBpolish2nd_filt_p 000772F, whole genome shotgun sequence genome, one window contains:
- the LOC120107132 gene encoding uncharacterized protein LOC120107132 produces the protein MAADVSFSARMQSGYKEEGEGKRDLVTRDLLGGGAVLRSPAEVDLDVQVPAGWERRLDLLSGKTYLEKRESNPTPRNLQDLNLPPPPSSSATAGVLPEDSTALDLKLVAPAPSFSAYQSVCTLEKVRYALERESRIRLPLRPRSDASPSPSSSSTSSSIKRRAAADQDEDGATDGSDSSGGLIAAGCPGCLLYVLIAKVDPRCPRCDSHVPVPTLKKKPKIDLNSSQTDLY, from the exons ATGGCGGCGGATGTGAGCTTTTCAGCGCGGATGCAGAGCGGGTACAAAGAAGAAGGGGAGGGGAAGAGGGATTTGGTCACCAGGGACCTCCTCGGCGGCGGGGCGGTGCTCAGATCCCCGGCGGAGGTAGATCTCGACGTCCAGGTCCCCGCCGGCTGGGAGCGGCGCCTCGATCTATTG TCCGGTAAAACGTACCTCGAGAAGCGCGAATCCAATCCGACGCCCCGCAATCTCCAGGACCTCAACCTCCCGCCACCGCCCTCCTCCTCGGCCACCGCCGGCGTCCTCCCGGAGGACTCCACCGCCCTCGACCTCAAGCTGGTGGCGCCGGCTCCCTCCTTCTCCGCCTACCAGAGCGTGTGCACCCTTGAGAAGGTGAGGTACGCGCTGGAGCGCGAGTCCCGCATCAGGCTCCCCCTCCGCCCCCGATCCGACGCCTCCCCttcgccctcctcctcctccacctcctcctcgaTCAAACGGCGCGCGGCGGCAGATCAGGACGAGGACGGCGCCACGGACGGCTCTGATTCGTCCGGTGGGTTGATCGCCGCCGGTTGCCCGGGGTGCCTCCTCTATGTACTCATTGCCAAGGTGGACCCCAGGTGCCCCCGTTGTGACTCGCACGTGCCGGTCCCTACTCTCAAGAAGAAGCCCAAGATCGACCTCAACTCATCACAGACTGACTTGTATTAG